In Streptomyces camelliae, the sequence CGGGATAGGTGCCGGAGAGCGACTGACCACTGCGGGACAGCAGCTCGACGCGGGCGCCGTCGCGGGAGCCGAGACAGCGTTCCCCGTCGAGCTTGCGCTCGAAGATCCACTGCGGATCGGAGAAGTACCGCTCGGTCAGCGTGGCGAGCATCGGCCGGGCATCACCGGGCCGGGCCGCCCGGCGCAGCGCCGCCCGCTCCTCGGCCGGCACTGCGTCGAACAGGTCCGTCACCGGCGCGGAGACGGGCATCCGGATCCACCCCTTCCACCGGGGGAGCGGCTGGTCGCCCTCTCCGAGTGCCCGGCGGACCGGATGCCATGCAGGCGCGCCGTACGGTGCCGGGCGCTACACCGTCATGGCGACGAGCAGCACCGCCACACCGACGGCGAGCCAGGCGACGTAGTCACCGAGGTGCCCCGAGTGCAGCCGGCGCAGCGGCACGACGACGTGCCGCCCCACGCTCTCGCAGGCCGCCCGGACCCGGCCCGCCCACGGCGAGCGCAGCGCGGGACCCCATACGGCGGCCGCCGCGAGGAGTGCCGCCAGGGCGGTCGAGGCGAGCGCGAGGAGCACGCCCTCGGCGCTCCACCCGACGTCGGGCACCGGGCCGGCCCACGCGACCGGGTGGCCGCGGACCGCGGCGGTGTAGGCGGCACGGTCGGTGAACTGCCGTGCCGCACGGGCGAGCGCGACCCCGAGGCCGGGCAGCAGCCCGACGGCGAGCGCGCCGGCGAGCAGCACGGCAGGCACGGCGAGCATGGGCACGGGGATGCGACGCTGCGGATCGCGGATCTCCGGTTCCTCACCGCCACCGGTGGTCTCCGGCCCGGCGTACCGCTCCCGCGGCCGGGGCCCGGCACCGGCGAAGATCCGGGCACCGGCGCGCAGCACCGCCCCGCCCGTGAGCGCCGACACCAGCACGAACACCACGGGCAGCCAGGGGAACCGGCCCTCGCCGGCGTGCTCGGTGACGGCCTTGCCGAGGGCCGTGCCGAACGGCGGCAGACCGGCCAGCGCGAGACCGCCGAGGGTGAACAAGGCGCCGGTGAGCGGCAGATCACGGCCGCGCCGGTACAGCCCGTGCTCGTCGACGGAGCCATGCCGGTCGAGCAGGACGCCGGTGGTGGCGAAGAGGGCCGCCTTCACCCCGGCGTGAGCGGCGACGTACAGGGCCACACCGGCCGTCCCGGCGGGGGTCAGCAGCGCCGCGCCGGTGAGGAAGAGCCCGACATGGGCGACGGTGGAGAAGGCGAGCAGCCGCTTGAGGTGCCGCTGCTGCCAGCACATCACCCCGCCCACCAGCGCCGTCAGCACCCCGGCGGCCACGAACACGGCGCGCAGATGCGGCTGCGCGATGCCATGGGGCCCGGAGAACACGACCCAGTAGACGCGTGCGGTGCCGTAGACGGCGAGTTCCACCATGACCCCGGAGAGCAGCATGCACACCGGAGTCGGCGCGACGGAATGCGCGTCGGGCAGCCAGAAGTGCAGCGGCACCACCGCCGCCTTGACCAGCAGCCCGGTGACGATCAGCACGAAGGCGACGGACAGCAGCGCGTCGGGACGGTGCCCGGCCAGCTTCACCCCGATCTGCGCGAGACCGAGCTCACCGGTACGCGCGTACACCAGGCCGATGCCGAGCAGGGAGCAGTACGCCCCCAGCGAGTTGACGACGCCGAAGATCAGGGCGCCCTGCACCGGCCGCGGGTCCTCGATGCGATAGCCGGTGAGCGCGTAGGCGACCGCCCCCATCAGCTCGAAGAACACGAACGCGTCGAACAGGTCGCCGGTCAGCGCGAATCCGCACATGCCCGCTTCGAAGAGCAGGATGAGGGCGGGGAAGGTGCCGGCGTGCTCCACCGGCGGCTCGTCGAAGTAACGCCAGGAGTAGACGACGACCGCGAGGACGAGCGCGCCGGTCAGCAGCGCGATACCGATACCGATCCGGTCGCCGACCAGCACGATGCCGACACTCTCGCCGTGCACGGGGGTCCAGCCGCCCAGCCACGAGACGCTGCGCCCGTCGCCGGTGCGCAGCCACAGCCAGGACAGACAGGCCACCTGCAGCACCGCCCAGACGGTGACCAGCGCGTCGATGGCGATCCGCGGCAGCCACCGCCCGACGGTCACGAGGACGACGGCACCCAGCAGCGGGACGGCGACGGCGAGCGGCAGCAGATCAGCGGTACGCACCATGCCCGGCCCACTAGCCCTTCAGCCCGGTGAGGGCGTCCGGGTCGACCGTGCCGTGCCGCTTGCGGATCTGCATGGCGAGCGCGAGCAGCAGCGCCGTGACGGTGGCGCCCACGACGATGTCGGTCAGGGCGAGGGCCTGCACGACCGGGTCGACGGTGCGCGTGCGCAGGGGAGTGTCGGTGAAGTACGGTGCGATGCCGCCGCGCCGGTATCCGACGGTGAGCAGCAGGACGTACGTCGAGGACTGGGCCACGGCGAGACAGCCGACGGCCTGGATGATGTTGCGGCTGGTGACCAGGCCGTACACACCGGCCAGGAAGATCCAGCCGGCCGTGAGGAAGGGCAGGACCGTCATGTGCGGCCTCCCGGGCCCGGGTTGTTCGCCGATCTCACTTCGACGGCCTGGTCGAGGAAGGAGGCGAGCAGGACGATGACGCCCGAGCCGACCTCGACGCCGACCGCCGCGTTCAGCACGGGCACCAGCCCGCCGGAGGAGAGCTGCCCGAAGGTGCCGAGCGGCAGCACGTTCTGCAGATAGGCGCCGCCCGCGATCAGCCCGGCCAGCCCCAGTGCCGTGAAGGCGCCCGCGCCGAGCGCGTCGGCCACGTCGAGCACGGCCAGCGGGCGGATCCGTTTCAGGACGCGGTAGTCCGCCGCCACGTACGCCATGTGCAGCCCGGTGGCGAGGATGACGCCGCCCTGGAAACCGCCGCCCGGCGACAACTGGCCGTGCGCCACGATGTACACGCCGGTCAGCAGCGTGACCGGCACCAGCACCAGGCCCAGCAGCCGGGTGCTGGGCAGCACCCGCCCCGCCCGCGGCCGGCCGACCCGCTCGTCACGGGCGTGGCGCAGCAGCACGATGGTCCCCAGCACCGACGCGAACAGGATCGACTCCTCCCCGAGGGTGTCCAGGGCACGCTGGTCGAAGTTGACGGACGAGACCACGTTGGCGGTGTGCTGCCGCAGGGACGCGGCCACCGCGCGGGTGGCATAGGGGTGCACGCGCGTCCCGAAGCGCGGCAGCCCGGTGCAGGCGAGCGCGTACACCACGGCGAAGACGACGGCCGCGGCCCAGAACAGCCGGATCCGCGCGTTACGACTCATCGGATCCCTCGCGGCCGTCCCGGTCGCGGCGGGCAGCCGTGCTGCGGCGCACCTTCCGTACCGTCAGCAGGATCAGCAGCGGGGTGACGGCAGTGCCGACGGCCAGCTGGGACAGTGCCACGTCCGGCGCCTGGAGGAGGGTGAACAGCACGGTGAGACACAGACCGAGGACGGCCAGCAGGACGGCCTGGCGCACCGGGTCGCGGGCGAGCGCCGCCGCGGTGGCGCTCGCCGCCACCAGCACCAGCGCGACGGCGATCAGATACTCCTGGGCGGTGGCCGTGTTCACTCCGGGGAGTCCTTTCGCAGCAGACGTTCGTGCTGGGCCGTCGCCCTGCCGATCGCCATGGCGGTGACCGCACCGCCGATCGCCACGATCACGGCGATGAGGAGCAGCTTGACCGCGGCGCGCCCGGGGCCGGTCGCGACGGCCAGGGCGAGCGCGACGAGCGGCAGGCCGACGGTGGTGGCGGGGGTGAGGGCGTGCAGTCGCTGGAACGGCCGGGGCAGGGCGACCAGGCCGACGGCCGACAGCAGCAGCACGCCGGTACCGGCGACGAGCAGGACCAGCGCGCACACATGACGGACCGACACCTCACGCCTCCCGCCGGGTCGAGGTGTCGGGGGTCTCGATCGACCGGCCGCCGAGGAAACGTGCGAAGACCAGCGTGCCGGCGGGCCCGAGGACGGCGAGGACGAGGCCGAGGTCGGCGAAGGAACTGCGACCGAATCCCTGGGCCGTCAGCAGCAGGACGGCGGTCACGACGGTGGTCGCCAGGTTGAGCCCCGCCAGCCGCTCGACCGCCGTTCCCCGGGCGGTGGCCCCCATGCACAAGGGCATCGCCAGGGTCAGCAGGACGGCGATCGCGAGCAGCCACGCGTTCATCGCCGCCGCCCCTCGGTGAGCACGTCCTCCAGGCGCGTTCGGTCGTCCGTGAGGAAGTGGGCGACGACGATCCGGCGGTCCTTCCCCTCGCGCTGCCACCCGGGGACGTCGACGACGTACGCGCCCGGGGTGGAGGACAGCAGAGCGCAGGCCCACGCGGGTCCCGTACCGGACGCCAGTGTCACCGTCTTCAGCCTGCCGCCGGCCGAACGGCCGCCGAGGGCACGCGCGGTGAGCGCACTCAGCCGGAGCACGTCGTTCAGGACCGCGCCGGGCCAGGCGAGAGCCGCCGCCCCCCACCTCCGGGTGCCGCCCGGTCCGGCCCCCGACGCCGTGTGCACGGCCCGGGCGGCGACCGCGGCGATCACCGCTCCCGCGGCGGCCACGACGAGTTCGAGGGCCGAGACGGAGCTGATGAACATCAGGTCGACGACGACCAGCACCGCCCACCACGCCAGCACCTCGCCCACAGTCGCTGTCGTCTGCCGCATCGCCCCTCCTCACCGACGTACGCCGTCACGGACCAGCAACGTGTACCGTGCACGGCGAGCGCCATGCCCCGCGCACGCCGGGGAGGGCGAACCGCCGGGCCGAGCATCACCGTGATGGAGCATCACGTTCCGCCGCGGGTACCCACGCCCGCGGGCCTGTATCACCCGGTCATCGGATGCGCCGGCCGTGGTCGCGGTGGCGGACGGCGGTGACGGTGCCCGCGGCGGCGAGGGCGGCACCGGTGGCCGTCAGTGCCGCGGCCCGGCGTGCGTCGGCCGGCCGTGGATCCTGGCGCGGGGCGCCGAGCTTCTCCGGACGGTCGGCCGGCGCGCCGCCGTCGAGCCCCAGGGCGAGCGCCTCGGCCAGGTGCATGGCCCGCCGGCCCGTGTCGCCCTGCTCGATCTGGGTACGGCAGCTGTAGCCGTCGGCGACGACCAGCGCGGAGGGGGCCGCCGCGCGGACCGCCGGGAGCAGCCCCAGCTCGCCGATCCGCATCGACAGCGCGTAGTGGCCGCGCTCGAACCCGAAGTTCCCGGCGAGACCACAGCACCCCACGTCCAGTACGTCGGCGACGATCCCGGCGCGGCGCATCAGTTCGGTGTCCGCGTCCATGCCCAGGACCGCGTGCTGGTGGCAGTGCGGCTGCACGGTGGCGAGGCGGGCGAGGTGCGGGGGCTGCCAGCCGGGAGTCCGGTTCAGCACCACCTCGGCCAGGGTCATCGCCTGGTCGGCCAGACGCCGTACATCGCGGTCGTCGGGCATCATCTCGGGGGCGTCGGCCCGGAACACGGCGGCGCAGGAAGGCTCCAGGACCACGACCGGAGTGCCGGCGTCGAGCCACGGCCGCAGAACGCGCAGGGTCCGGCGCAGCACGCGCCGCGCGGTCTTCAGCTGGCCCGTGGAGATGCAGGTCAGACCGCAGCACAGCGGCTCGGCCGGTACGGCGACCCGCAGTCCGGTGTCCCGCAGGACGCGTACCGCGGCCTGGGCCACATGCGGGTGGAAGGCGTTGCTGAACGTGTCGGGCCACAGGACGACGGCGTCCGGATCGCCCGGCCGCGGCTCCGGCGCGCCCTGCTCGCGCCACCACTGGACGAAGGACTGCTCGGCGAAGAGCGGCGCGTCCCGCTGCGCCGCCACACCGGCGAGCCGTTTGCCGACGTCGGACAGCACCGGCGCGTGCAGGAGCGCGTTGACGGCTCGCGGGCTCGTCCGGGACAGCAGGGCCCACAGCGGCAGCCAGCCGAGCGCGTAATGGGCGGCGGGCCGTGGTCGCCCGGCGTAGTGGTGGGCGAGGAACTCGGCCTTGTAGGTGGCCATGTCGACGCCGACCGGGCAGTCCGACTTGCACCCCTTGCAGGCCAGGCACAGGTCGAGCGCGTCGCGCACCTCGGGCGAGCGCCAGCCGCCGCGGACCGGTGAGTCGGGGTGGCCGCCCAGCATCTCGAACAGCAGGCGGGCCCGGCCACGGGTCGAGTGCTCCTCTTCGAGCGTGCCGCGGTAGGAGGGGCACATCACGCCTCCGGAGCGGCTGCGGCACTGCCCGATGCCGACGCACCGCAGCACGGCCCGGCCGAAGCTGCCCTCGTCGTCCGGGTACCGGAAGTGGGTGGCGGGGTCGGCCGGCCGCCACCGCGCGCCCAGCCGCAGGTCGGCGTCGAGCGGACGGGGGTGGACGACCTTGCCGGGGTTCATCCGGTCGCCGGGGTCGAAGAGCGCCTTGAACTCACCGAACGCGTCCACCAGTCGCTCGCCGAACATGCGCGTCAGCAGCTCGCCGCGGGCCTGCCCGTCGCCGTGTTCGCCCGACAGCGAGCCGCCGTAGGAGCCGACCAGGTCGGCGGCGCGTTCCAGGAACCGCCGGAAGTCCGCGACGCCCTCGGCGGAGCGCAGGTCGAAGGGGATGCGGGTGTGGACACAGCCCTGGCCGAAGTGCCCGTACAGGGACGACAGTCCGTAGCCGAACTCGGTGAACAGGGCTTCCAGGTCGCGCAGATAGGCGCCCAGCCGGTCCGGCGCCACCGCGGAGTCCTCCCAGCCCTCCCAGGTCTCGCGGTCGTCCGGCGGACGGGCGGTGACGCCGAGCCCGGCCTCGCGCGCCTTGAGCATCTCCTCCTCGCGGGCCGGGTCGTCGCTGAGGGCGACGGAGGCGTCGTCGACGCTCCGGCCGGTCGCGCGCAGCAACGCGTGCGCCTGCTCGTCGGCCTGCTCGGTGGAGTCGCCGCTGAACTGCAGCAGGAGCCAGCTGTCGCCGTCCGGGAAGCGATCGAGGGAGTCCAGATAGGCGTGCTCCTCCCGCATCAGCTGGGCCATCCGGCCGTCGATCGCCTCCAGCATCGTGGGGGAGCAGTGCTCCAGCAGCCGGGGCACGTCGTCGGCGGCCGTGAAGATGTCGGGGTAGCCCAGCACCAGGGTCGCATCGGCGGCCGGGACCGGGACCAGGTCGAGCTCGGCGTGCGTGACGGCGACGAGCGTGCCCTCGCTGCCGGTCAGCGCGCGGGCGACGTCGAAGCCGTTCTCGGGCAGCAGCGCGTCCAGGTTGTAGCCCGAGACCCGGCGGGGGATGTGCGGGAAGCCCTGGCGGATGTCGGACATATGCCGGTCGGCGAGCTCCCGCATGCCGCGGTACAGCTCGGCCCGCCGGCCGCCGGCGGCGAGGATCTCCGCGTACTCCTCGTGCGTGGTGGGGCCGGTCCAGCAGCGCAGCCCGTCGTAGGTGAGGACCTCCAGCCGGCGCACGTTGTCGGCGGTCTTGCCGTACGCCTGCGCGGTGGCGCCGCACGCGTTGTTGCCGATCATGCCGCCGAGCGCGCACTGGCCGTGGGTGGACGGCTTGGGGCCGAACTTCAGGCCGTACGGGGAGAGTTGCCGGTTGAGTTCGTCCAGCACGATCCCTGGTTCCACGACACAGGTGCGCCGGCCCTCGTCCACGGAGAGCAGACGATGGCAGTACTTGGTCCAGTCGACGATCACGGCGTGGTTGGTGCACTGCCCGCCGAGCGAGGTCCCACCGCCCCGGGACAGCACCGGAAGGCCGTACTCGGCACACACGGCGATGGCCTGCGCCCCCGCCTCCACGGTGCGGGGCACCACGACGCCGACGGGGATCTGGCGGTAGTTGGAGCCGTCCGTCGCGTACGCGCCGCGACTGCCGGCGTCGAAGCGGACCTCGCCGTCGACCCGGCGCCGCAGGGCGGCCCCGGCGGCGCGCAGCCGCTCGGGCGAGAGACTGTCGGGGTGTTCGGCGGCCATGGGGGCCTCGTCCTTCCCGTGCGCAAGCGATCAGGTCCGTTTCCCGTGCCCGTCGTCCTCGGTGAGCTCGTCCAGGGTGCGGCCGCTGCGTACGGAGGCGGGCTCGGTGCTCACCGGGTTCCGGCGGGCGTCGGCCCCTTCGTCGGACAGCTTGATCATGATCCAGCGCTCGCGCTCGCCGTCCTGTCCGGTGCGGGTCATCGCATAGCCGCCGCGCAGCTTCTCGCCCTCCAGCCACACCTTGACATGGCCTTCGCCCACCCCTTTGGCCACGGGCACCTTCCTGCCCTCGTCCTCGGCCAGATTCCGGTACGTGCCGGTGTCCCAGACGATGACCTCGCCGGCGCCGTACTCGCCGGGCGGGATGACGCCCTCGAAGTCCAGGTAGTCCACCGGATGGTCCTCGGTGCGCATCGCCAGCCGCTTGTCCCTGGGATCGGTGGAGGGGCCCTTGGGGACGGCCCACGACTTCAGCACACCGCCCGCCTCCAGCCGGAAGTCGTAGTGCAGCGAGGTGGCGGAGTGCTTCTGGATCACGAACCGGCGCCTGCCGCCCTTCGGCGAGGCACCGCCCATGGGTTCCGGCGTCCGGCCGGCCCTGCGTTTGCCGCGGTACGTCTCCAGCGAGCGACCGGATGCCGATCTGCGGGGTGTGCCGCTCTTACCAGCCATGCCGCCCGTGTTCCCGGGACGGACGGTGACAAACGGCCGCATGGAGCGGACCCCGAGGGGTACCCGCACGCTCCGGAACGGCGCACTGCTGACCCCGGTGGAACGCCGGACCGGTGACACGGCGATTGACGGCGGGTGACGGGGCGATGGCTGCGAAGACCGACGGGAAGCCCGGCCGGAAGAAGGCCGGCGCCACGGACACGGCGGTGGTGCGCGCACTGCTCGACCGGCAGAAGCGGACCTATGCGGCGCAGGCCGGCATCCGGCTGCGCGACACCCCGGCCCC encodes:
- a CDS encoding complex I subunit 5 family protein codes for the protein MVRTADLLPLAVAVPLLGAVVLVTVGRWLPRIAIDALVTVWAVLQVACLSWLWLRTGDGRSVSWLGGWTPVHGESVGIVLVGDRIGIGIALLTGALVLAVVVYSWRYFDEPPVEHAGTFPALILLFEAGMCGFALTGDLFDAFVFFELMGAVAYALTGYRIEDPRPVQGALIFGVVNSLGAYCSLLGIGLVYARTGELGLAQIGVKLAGHRPDALLSVAFVLIVTGLLVKAAVVPLHFWLPDAHSVAPTPVCMLLSGVMVELAVYGTARVYWVVFSGPHGIAQPHLRAVFVAAGVLTALVGGVMCWQQRHLKRLLAFSTVAHVGLFLTGAALLTPAGTAGVALYVAAHAGVKAALFATTGVLLDRHGSVDEHGLYRRGRDLPLTGALFTLGGLALAGLPPFGTALGKAVTEHAGEGRFPWLPVVFVLVSALTGGAVLRAGARIFAGAGPRPRERYAGPETTGGGEEPEIRDPQRRIPVPMLAVPAVLLAGALAVGLLPGLGVALARAARQFTDRAAYTAAVRGHPVAWAGPVPDVGWSAEGVLLALASTALAALLAAAAVWGPALRSPWAGRVRAACESVGRHVVVPLRRLHSGHLGDYVAWLAVGVAVLLVAMTV
- a CDS encoding sodium:proton antiporter gives rise to the protein MTVLPFLTAGWIFLAGVYGLVTSRNIIQAVGCLAVAQSSTYVLLLTVGYRRGGIAPYFTDTPLRTRTVDPVVQALALTDIVVGATVTALLLALAMQIRKRHGTVDPDALTGLKG
- a CDS encoding MnhB domain-containing protein, with the protein product MSRNARIRLFWAAAVVFAVVYALACTGLPRFGTRVHPYATRAVAASLRQHTANVVSSVNFDQRALDTLGEESILFASVLGTIVLLRHARDERVGRPRAGRVLPSTRLLGLVLVPVTLLTGVYIVAHGQLSPGGGFQGGVILATGLHMAYVAADYRVLKRIRPLAVLDVADALGAGAFTALGLAGLIAGGAYLQNVLPLGTFGQLSSGGLVPVLNAAVGVEVGSGVIVLLASFLDQAVEVRSANNPGPGGRT
- a CDS encoding Na(+)/H(+) antiporter subunit B, with protein sequence MNTATAQEYLIAVALVLVAASATAAALARDPVRQAVLLAVLGLCLTVLFTLLQAPDVALSQLAVGTAVTPLLILLTVRKVRRSTAARRDRDGREGSDES
- a CDS encoding cation:proton antiporter, whose amino-acid sequence is MSVRHVCALVLLVAGTGVLLLSAVGLVALPRPFQRLHALTPATTVGLPLVALALAVATGPGRAAVKLLLIAVIVAIGGAVTAMAIGRATAQHERLLRKDSPE
- a CDS encoding MrpF/PhaF family protein encodes the protein MNAWLLAIAVLLTLAMPLCMGATARGTAVERLAGLNLATTVVTAVLLLTAQGFGRSSFADLGLVLAVLGPAGTLVFARFLGGRSIETPDTSTRREA
- a CDS encoding FAD-binding and (Fe-S)-binding domain-containing protein, coding for MAAEHPDSLSPERLRAAGAALRRRVDGEVRFDAGSRGAYATDGSNYRQIPVGVVVPRTVEAGAQAIAVCAEYGLPVLSRGGGTSLGGQCTNHAVIVDWTKYCHRLLSVDEGRRTCVVEPGIVLDELNRQLSPYGLKFGPKPSTHGQCALGGMIGNNACGATAQAYGKTADNVRRLEVLTYDGLRCWTGPTTHEEYAEILAAGGRRAELYRGMRELADRHMSDIRQGFPHIPRRVSGYNLDALLPENGFDVARALTGSEGTLVAVTHAELDLVPVPAADATLVLGYPDIFTAADDVPRLLEHCSPTMLEAIDGRMAQLMREEHAYLDSLDRFPDGDSWLLLQFSGDSTEQADEQAHALLRATGRSVDDASVALSDDPAREEEMLKAREAGLGVTARPPDDRETWEGWEDSAVAPDRLGAYLRDLEALFTEFGYGLSSLYGHFGQGCVHTRIPFDLRSAEGVADFRRFLERAADLVGSYGGSLSGEHGDGQARGELLTRMFGERLVDAFGEFKALFDPGDRMNPGKVVHPRPLDADLRLGARWRPADPATHFRYPDDEGSFGRAVLRCVGIGQCRSRSGGVMCPSYRGTLEEEHSTRGRARLLFEMLGGHPDSPVRGGWRSPEVRDALDLCLACKGCKSDCPVGVDMATYKAEFLAHHYAGRPRPAAHYALGWLPLWALLSRTSPRAVNALLHAPVLSDVGKRLAGVAAQRDAPLFAEQSFVQWWREQGAPEPRPGDPDAVVLWPDTFSNAFHPHVAQAAVRVLRDTGLRVAVPAEPLCCGLTCISTGQLKTARRVLRRTLRVLRPWLDAGTPVVVLEPSCAAVFRADAPEMMPDDRDVRRLADQAMTLAEVVLNRTPGWQPPHLARLATVQPHCHQHAVLGMDADTELMRRAGIVADVLDVGCCGLAGNFGFERGHYALSMRIGELGLLPAVRAAAPSALVVADGYSCRTQIEQGDTGRRAMHLAEALALGLDGGAPADRPEKLGAPRQDPRPADARRAAALTATGAALAAAGTVTAVRHRDHGRRIR
- a CDS encoding DNA polymerase ligase N-terminal domain-containing protein, which produces MAGKSGTPRRSASGRSLETYRGKRRAGRTPEPMGGASPKGGRRRFVIQKHSATSLHYDFRLEAGGVLKSWAVPKGPSTDPRDKRLAMRTEDHPVDYLDFEGVIPPGEYGAGEVIVWDTGTYRNLAEDEGRKVPVAKGVGEGHVKVWLEGEKLRGGYAMTRTGQDGERERWIMIKLSDEGADARRNPVSTEPASVRSGRTLDELTEDDGHGKRT